Proteins from a single region of Ziziphus jujuba cultivar Dongzao chromosome 1, ASM3175591v1:
- the LOC107427065 gene encoding probable small nuclear ribonucleoprotein G isoform X1: protein MPRSYLRVLVFGKPKSLTPLYISLSLSLSLSEFDPDGMSRSGQPPDLKKYMDKKLQIKLNANRMVVGTLRGFDQFMNLVVDNTVEVNGNEKTDIGMVVIRGNSVVTVEALEPVARSQ, encoded by the exons ATGCCGCGTAGCTATCTTAGggttttggtttttgggaagcCGAAGTCTCTAACGCCTCtgtatatctctctctctctctctctctctctctctgaattCGATCCCGACGGAATGAGCAGGTCAGGTCAACCTCCAGATCTCAAAAA GtacatggacaagaagctccagA TAAAACTGAATGCAAATCGGATGGTTGTTGGAACACTTCGTGGATTTGATCAATTCATGAATCTTGTGGTTGACAATACTGTGGAAGTGAATGGCAATGAGAAGACCGACATAGGCATGGTG GTCATCAGGGGAAATAGTGTGGTCACTGTTGAAGCTCTTGAACCAGTGGCCAGATCACAGTGA
- the LOC107427065 gene encoding probable small nuclear ribonucleoprotein G isoform X2 — translation MAIGKSFIVKLNANRMVVGTLRGFDQFMNLVVDNTVEVNGNEKTDIGMVVIRGNSVVTVEALEPVARSQ, via the exons ATGGCTATTGGGAAGAGCTTTATTG TAAAACTGAATGCAAATCGGATGGTTGTTGGAACACTTCGTGGATTTGATCAATTCATGAATCTTGTGGTTGACAATACTGTGGAAGTGAATGGCAATGAGAAGACCGACATAGGCATGGTG GTCATCAGGGGAAATAGTGTGGTCACTGTTGAAGCTCTTGAACCAGTGGCCAGATCACAGTGA
- the LOC107427065 gene encoding probable small nuclear ribonucleoprotein G isoform X3 — MVVGTLRGFDQFMNLVVDNTVEVNGNEKTDIGMVVIRGNSVVTVEALEPVARSQ; from the exons ATGGTTGTTGGAACACTTCGTGGATTTGATCAATTCATGAATCTTGTGGTTGACAATACTGTGGAAGTGAATGGCAATGAGAAGACCGACATAGGCATGGTG GTCATCAGGGGAAATAGTGTGGTCACTGTTGAAGCTCTTGAACCAGTGGCCAGATCACAGTGA
- the LOC112490401 gene encoding class V chitinase-like — protein sequence MVSKIIVILFQNFLSLVLEHSRAQSWIQAGYRHCQPKEPINLRPFSIGVEKANYSVISTFLSNSSYRKSFYDSSIKAARLYGFQGLDFPWGNASTTPDMTNKGTLFEEWRAAVNSEARNISHAQLMLTAAVKSSPDVGGIASLPVESILRNLDWILGMPYGYHSPKDNFTGAYAAYVALHNPSSQSIIKYSFN from the exons ATGGTGTCCAAGATTATTGTTATCCTTTTCCAAAATTTCCTTTCTCTAGTACTTGAACATTCAAGAGCACAATCTTGGATTCAAGCTGGATACCG CCATTGTCAGCCTAAAGAACCCATCAATCTCCGCCCTTTTTCGATTGGGGTTGAGAAGGCAAACTACTCGGTCATCTCAACCTTTTTGAGCAACTCATCTTACAGAAAGTCTTTCTATGATTCTTCAATAAAAGCTGCCAGGCTTTATGGTTTCCAAGGACTGGACTTTCCTTGGGGCAATGCAAGCACAACCCCGGACATGACAAACAAGGGCACCCTATTCGAAGAGTGGAGAGCTGCTGTGAATTCTGAGGCTAGAAACATAAGCCATGCACAACTTATGTTGACTGCTGCTGTCAAATCCTCACCAGATGTGGGTGGAATTGCTTCTTTGCCCGTAGAATCAATTCTCCGCAATCTGGATTGGATACTTGGTATGCCTTATGGGTACCATAGTCCAAAAGATAACTTTACTGGTGCTTATGCTGCTTATGTTGCTTTACATAACCCATCAAGCCAATCAATTATAAAGTATAGCTTCAATTAA
- the LOC107427075 gene encoding class V chitinase — MASKASPFLFSIFFFFLGLHSCAGQTANVKAVYWFPDSEFPVSSIDSTLFTHIFCAFADLNNITYQVTISSANEAQFKNFTQTVQQKNPNVKTLLSIGGGGANEEAANIIKAAFSSMASQASRRKSFIDSSINLARSNNFHGLDLDWENLDTAVDYTNFGTLLNEWRTAIANEARISGKPTLLLTAAVFRSSNYGDSLNYPVQSVSDNLDWINVMSYDFYGPGWSPNFTAPPAALYSGASGQVNGDAGISDWIQSGVAARKIVLGLPFYGYAWRLVNSNNHGLFAPANGSAISGGIGYGQIRTFISQNEATAVYNGTVVTDYAYSGTTWIGYDDTQSVSTKVSYAKGKGLLGYFAWHVGADSNWVLSQTASRTWGA; from the exons ATGGCTTCCAAAGCCTCACCATTTCTGttttccatcttcttcttctttcttggcCTCCACTCGTGTGCCGGCCAAACTGCCAACGTAAAAGCAGTCTACTGGTTTCCAGACAGTGAATTCCCAGTCTCCAGCATTGATTCAACCCTTTTCACCCACATTTTCTGCGCCTTCGCCGACCTCAATAACATCACCTACCAAGTCACCATTTCTTCAGCAAACGAAGCACAATTCAAAAACTTCACTCAGACCGTCCAACAGAAGAATCCTAATGTGAAAACCCTTTTATCCATCGGCGGAGGAGGCGCTAATGAAGAGGCTGCTAATATTATTAAAGCTGCTTTTTCTTCCATGGCAAGCCAAGCCAGCAGGCGAAAATCATTCATCGATTCCTCCATAAACCTAGCAAGGTCCAACAACTTCCACGGCCTCGACCTCGACTGGGAGAACTTGGATACGGCGGTCGATTACACCAACTTCGGTACTCTCCTCAACGAATGGAGAACCGCCATCGCCAACGAAGCCAGGATTTCCGGTAAGCCGACATTGCTTCTAACTGCGGCAGTCTTTCGCTCCTCCAACTATGGCGACTCATTGAATTATCCTGTCCAGTCTGTATCAGACAACTTGGATTGGATCAACGTCATGAGCTATGACTTCTATGGCCCCGGCTGGTCGCCAAACTTCACCGCTCCCCCGGCTGCATTATACAGTGGAGCTTCCGGTCAGGTCAACGGGGATGCCGGAATCAGCGATTGGATTCAGTCCGGCGTGGCTGCTAGGAAGATAGTCCTTGGCCTTCCTTTCTATGGCTATGCATGGCGTTTGGTGAACTCGAATAACCATGGACTTTTTGCTCCGGCTAATGGGTCGGCGATATCAGGCGGCATTGGTTACGGTCAGATCAGGACCTTTATAAGCCAAAATGAAGCGACGGCCGTGTACAACGGAACTGTGGTTACGGACTATGCTTATTCAGGGACGACATGGATTGGATACGATGACACGCAGAGTGTGTCTACCAAGGTTTCTTATGCTAAAGGAAAAGGGTTGCTTGGCTACTTTGCTTGGCATGTTGGAGCTGATTCCAACTGGGTTCTTTCTCAAACAG CTTCGCGCACATGGGGAGCATAG